In the Populus trichocarpa isolate Nisqually-1 chromosome 1, P.trichocarpa_v4.1, whole genome shotgun sequence genome, AGGAAAAAAGGAATGTGATAAGAGGGGCATCTCAGCTACGGAGTGTTGTTTGTTTCAATTATTGTTCGAAATAATCGTCAGAAATCAGAAAGACTGCCAGTGGGGCATGGGCTCACATGGCCTTTAAATCCTCTTGACCTTTTCGAAAATGAAAATTCACCTGTCTCTGGGGCCTGCAATTACCATGCATGAAGCCCACGTCTCGTGATCTGGACCTTGTATTggtatttattatctttcttttatttaatatttaacctAAAATAAATGGGTTCATAAGCCATTCTGACGACCAAGCCTGCACAAAAATGGGTTCATCCCAACAGAAAAGTCATGTCCAAAATGTTGATTATAAGACTTATTAAAACCTTACCAAGGAAATCTATTATGAGTTTTCAAAAATCTTTGTTCTTTCCTCGAAAAGATCTTTATTCTTAGtcattttaatacataattttttaaaaaaaaacccaacccaGGATTTGATATAGAATAAAGCTCAGATCATGATTCAAAAGGGTCAACCTGAGTTGAactctaagtttttttaaaaaaatcaaaacgatatcattttaattaaaaaaaattaaacaaaaaaaaaataattcaaaaagttGGTGGCAAGTTTTGATTGGATCAGGTCTAGAACCACTAAGTCAaccaagttttttgtttttagcctAAATTAGTCCAGGTCTGGGATTATCTGAAttccaaataaattaataattgggTTCAAGCTatgaaacaatgaaaaaaagccTCCATATACAAATGAGGAAAACACTTTGTTAAGGCATTAACTGTGGTCAAATTGGAATTCCATTTCGTTCGCCTGATCCAACAAATTATTTAGTATAATTTACGTCTCAAagaataataaacaaattctggtgaatattaagaaaaataatcaaggaAACACATTGATATTACTTACTTGTAAGGTTAACGCAATAGTCCGTCGAATAGCTTAAATTTTCAGTATTGCAAGGAATATCACTTGCATAAGTTGAAGTATAGTAATCTATTCCAATAAAATCAAGAGACCCTTTAAGCATTAAAGATTGTTCTTCATAAAATTGAGGCAGTCGTTCTTGAACGTAGCTGGCCATTTCAACTGGATATCTACCAGATTTTAAAGGCTCCATAAAccttcaaaaaggaaaaaaggaattAACGAAAACTTGCAATTAGTCACAATCTCCATAAATAAGGAGAAGACGTCATTTGGGTGTAGAACAAACTGTTTAGTGGTTAAgttcaaaaaaagaaactcaaatTAGCCTTTAAGATATCATGAACTCAAATTAGCCTAACATAAACATTTCTCAATTAGGTATTTATGCCCATGTTCATTAAACCTTTGGACTGCAGCTGCATGAGCAAGAAGCATATTGTGCCCTACTATATATGGCTCAGTGCTAGAAACACCACCAATGCACTCAGAGGAGACCCACTCCAAGGTACCAGTGTCAGTAGCGAAGGTCAGTGGCTCATTCATGGTTATCTCCAAATTGGCTAAAGCATAAGTCCGCATAGCTAGTCACTAAAATCATTCCTGCACCTAGAATCGACTAAGTAATTGACGAACAATTAATTAAAGTCGAGCATAGCGAGTTAAAGTTCTTAATAACATTGATTATTTCGGTATCATTTGCGGTTTAATTTTACGTTCTGGTTTTCGAATTTTTAAAGATGGAAACAGAAAACTGGAACATAGTATGTTTCGGATTTCTTTAGTTGAAAAGGCAAAATGACCAAATGCTATTATAATTTTCGAGAaccattttgtttgattttgaaaatcttaACAACTGGTTTCCAATTTTTTTccgttttccaaaaaaaaaaatcaaagaagcttttataacttaaaataaaaaataccctcTCAAATCATATTGTTATACCATTGATAGTAAAGGCAAGCATTTGGATAATTGGGGGGGAAATTGACAAtttcgaaaaaaaattaaattctccaaaaaaacaaatctcaaaattctacaactcaaattttatttttgattctccgaaataggttttttttttaattatattttagaaaattcaagaacttctctaattttctaaataatttgaaCATCTTTTTGGCCCAACAGACTTTCAAGAATTCAGGCTTTAGACAATAATATTGGGCTTTAAGCAATTtacttatatattaataaaataaataaacaaaataattttggataATACGCAGTCCCccgatttttttcctttacccgaattttttaaatttcacttcGGATAATTACCCGATTTTTCTGTTCAAAGAATCCCAAGAATTTTACCCGAAATAATGTATGAAAATTCGGATAATTCAAAAACCATGCAAGGGATGGAAGTAAAGTATTCTATAAGAAAAGGCAAAACGAATAtacagaaggagaagaaaactcTAAAAGCCTTTTTTCTGCAACTTCTTTGagtttttaactaattattcatTTCATTGTTCATATCGTAGTTGGAAGTGGTTGAGAAGAAAACTCTAAAAGCCTTCCTTGTTCATGAATGTAATACACATGCAATGAGGGAGAAACCAGGGAAGTTTTTAGTGAAGGTTTCCCATACACTTGGTCCTTTACCATCTTCATTTGCAGCACCTTCATACTGAAAAAGCTcgcataatttaatatataaacccAGCGTTAATCATGGGAGATGTATAGGAACATTTTGTCTTTACATGTGCCCAAAATTCATTTGGGCctttcaattaatttctaaaCAGATGGAGTCtaagaaattataaacaatattattaaaggAAACAAATCCTAAACCTGATAAGCAGATGATGCAGTCCCAAATATGAAACCTGCCGGGAAGTTGCTACGATTAATGGCAGCCAAGTTGGAATCCTTCAAGCCATCTTCGCTACTGTGAACCACtgacaaaaccaagaaaatgaaaaacaggTGAAGAAGGCCTTTAATTTCCATGGTAATTAATTGCCTTTTGTTATACAAACATTCTCTAAACCCTccatttacatatatatattaggagCATGCCGGGAACGTGgcatcttttcttttgtatgcTCCCatagtaattaattaccttaacTGCCATCAGGATTAGAGGATAAGCTGGTAGCAGTTTTCTGGGTTGATCTTGGCATCGTGTGAATCATACATGcatgattttcttgcatttttatAGCTAGAGAGGGTATCATAGTTTTTCTAGTCAAGAAAAAcaactaattaaagaaaatattgttggTTGAAGCATTTTGTAACTACAAGCTTCTTTGTCCTTCTAGTTTATTGATCGATAAACTAGTATGGGATTGATTGAAATCATAGAAAAACTTCTAAAATTGCATATATGTCCTAAGAGTCATTCGTATATTCCATGAACACATCTCACATATGTAACTTCAAATCGTGATATCACCTACCACCAGAAGAGTAAAAATTGCGAAGTAtagaaagaaggaaggaaggaaggaaggaaggaaagaaaatgctGGTCATCATTTTAGACATGTTATATAAATGCATTTGGATGAATTTCTAGTAgactgaaaatataaatttttccaATCCTTATTGATCTCCATTgaataattatagaaataaaaagaatgacgCACGGCATGATCAATCTTTGTACTcttcataatcttttttaacAGGGCAGTTTGAGTTTGAACCATCCTTGATCGATCTATACCCAACCCagcattttcattttaatatacccaacccagcatatatatatatatatatatagtttctttTATGCGGGTTtacttttggattttgttttatgagtttctttcccttttttttgttttgcctttgTTTGGAGACTTTATTCGATAGCATTATGATTTGTGaatagaaatttattaattaattttcaagcttTAACTCAAGTACTGAACCATCCTCCACCTATACCAAActcagtatttttattatttattttgcaaatacatatataatttttatgtgtggatttgatttttgaattattttatgtgttttttttcttttgctttatttagagattttattcaattataatatGGTTTGTGAATAAAGATTTATTACCTTTTTAAGTtcgaaaattttaatatttggttttatCTATTTCCTCATTAAtggttgtttttaataattttttattagattggCCTAGTCAGTTGATTCGTGCTTTGTTACtagtcaaataaaatatttttttaccataaaaaaatgaatgtgcAGGGAGTTGGGTAATATATCAATTACAAAAAGAGAAATAAGAGTAAAAAAGGTATCTcataattctctttttttttttacatatctcgatcaaaatagttattttaatatgagcTAGAAAGGGAACCTCCCTAAAATGTGGGTTATTGGCTCGATTGTATTTAATAAACTCAACTAATACAAATATTATGAGAAAAAAAGcaacgacaaaaaaaaaaaagcttacaaaaaaattaacaacataaaaaaggctaaaaaccCCGAATCGATCTCATCTAAATTAACATGTCAGATGTGTGACTTGGTCATGATACTTGGGCAACTCCAtcgaaaaaaaactaaataaaattatgaagttcaattatcaaataacctaatgttgaagggcggaattaaaaaaaattaaaaaaaaatatctgagtCAACTTAAGTTAACTTGTTAATCATGTGATCATAGACACAAGATTgaaataaccctatagaaagaagattgaaaaaaaaaaaaacacaaggatcaattcctaataaatcaaatgttaaaggatgaaattagaaaaaaaaaataaaaaaaaaggcctaagaaaaaaaattagagtcaACCTGTGTTAACCTTTAAAACTCGTGACATTAGTTATGAGCTCGGGACTAACTTCATAGAAggcaaatgttaaaaattaatgaagaaaaattataaatcatcaaaatgctaagggattaaattaaaaaaaaatacaataaaaaaggatccaaaacaaaagaaataacaattaaaagaatgaggactaaatttgatataaaaataatttgaaatcaaatattgagggatgaaatttacaacaatttcaattaggaaaatgattaaaaataaacaaatagcaattaaaagaataaggatcaaatttgatataaaaattaaataaaactaaatgatgatgggtgaaattgaaaaaaaagtgaaagaacagatagaaattaaaaataaaacaaatagcaataaaaaaattaatgatcaaatttaaaataaaaaataatttaaatgacaactttatattttgacaaggaaaaaagagagaaaagtgggatgagaagaaaaaagtctACAGAAATCTAACCACTATTTTATTCATGAACACGTGCGGCACCATTGGAAAGAGGATGGTGAGGCACTTCCAAAGCCACTCCAAAAGACGGAGTTTGGTGGAGGGTCGACTTCACACGCGCCGCTTGAAGGGCGCAAATGTCGCCTCCTCGCTAGCGCgtgatttgataattttttttaataatacgtATATTACTCAAAAGATTAAATCTCCCCTCTCAACatgtttattataataataataataataaaaagacagGAAAGCTTTAGGatgcaaatttaataatttttgtttccaagggtaatataatttttatattgtgtttttaaaagttaaaaagacCAAATTTCTCGGATgcaatcttttaaaatattttaccttttaaGGAATATAGTTATTACATTGTATATATTGtgtatttaaaatgtaaaaaaaccaaattgttACTAATTAATCAACCTCATAACAATTCGGTGTATCATTGTGAAAATCATTATATCTCTACACCAAtgccattcttttttctttgaacgAGCAAAATGGTAATTattcataaagaaaaatgataattaaatgtTGTGGTGAATATTAATATGTAtctagcttcttcttcttttccccaATCCATTTCGGCCTGCACAAATTCACACGGCTTATACACGTATAAAAGATAATCTTTGGTGGGTGCATTAATGGGCCTCACCATTGGTAAACAGTTCTTGTAAACATTAGCTATGAAACCTTGCTAGATAAGCATGAAAAACCAGTGAATAGATATCTTGGTTCTTAATAAGGTAATATTCACGCACAGAACCAGCTATTTTAACCAATATCAATAAATTTCTATACCTTGGACTAAAAAGAAACGTACAgctaaaattcaagaattttttcAGTGTTACACCTCACAGCCTCTAATGCTCTTTTTTTGCAAGAATTGTTACCTTAACTTGAGCTGGCCATGAAGAACTAATATCATGTTTAATTCTGTCACACAAAACTAACAATAATTAAGAGTGTGGTATTTaaatcttcttctcctccttcttcttagTATCTGTCTTTGAAAATGGCAAGAAAATCACCATTGGTTGCATTCTTCTTTCAGTTGATCAACTCCTTTTTCACCCTATCTGGTCTAGCCATAGTGTCATATGCGctatattgtttattaaaacTGAAAGCCGCAGCACCACCACCTCATGTTCATACGAAGCATGAGATTGCTAGAGCACTGCTGGGTTCTGATCAAGATATATCCAAATGGCTGTCTAATAAACTTCCTGCTGCTTGGTAAGCCAATCAATTAATAAGTTGTTGAATAAGTAGCACTCCTTTATATCATAACCAGTTCATTTCGTTCTAGTTCCTTTGTCATCTCTAAGTTTTTGGTTCTTATTGGTCAATCATATGTATTTACGAAGGATAACCTATTggacatgttttatatttgcatCTGTTCATTATTATTCCTAGTAAGTGTTCATTGATTCATAGACAAAAGAGAAAAGATCGTATCACAGGAAATATGGGAATTTTCTCTGCTAGATGCGATGCTGAGATATGTGAAAATCAATTTGGACCTTGATTTCCATGTTAACCTTACCTTCTTTGTTCAATCATTAGTGCAAATCCATAAATCTatgatacaaaacaaaaaaaagggaattcTTCAGCTCCTTCAAGCTTTTCGCACTAATCCTACAATTAGTGTTAGGTATCTTGACATGGATTCTGCTTTTTGTTGTGTATCTGGCTAATTATAAGTATTGAATGCCTTATAATTCTGCCATTCCTCTGACTTGATTTcctgtttttccttctctctaaTTTTTCCTTATGAAAACTACCGTTATATCAAACTTTTCCAGGTTTATTTATCTTCTACTAGTAATTGGCGCATCCCTCGTCATCATTTCCAGTGTCGGGTGCATAGGAACCGCAACCAGGAGCCCATGTTGTCTATGCTTTGTATCCTCAAGTGATTTGTGATTAATATTGATGTGTAATTATCCCTCGTTTTGCTTCATATCTGTCAAGAAATCCTCTGGGTTTGATTAGCGATTTCTTAACAGTTATTAGTACTCTTTGCTCCTAGTTGCGCTTTTCGTGGCTCAAGTTGGAGTAGCTTCCTTCATGCTCTTTAATCACAACTGGGAACAGGTAATGTCACTGCATTGCTCTTGATTAGTTGTATTATAGTTCAAGATGAACTGGAACATTGGTCTCTAGTAGTCTGCAAAAGGTCATGAAAATTCATATTACTTGAAGGCTGAAGCAAGGTCCAGGTCTTCTTACAATTGTAAAAGAACATCATGCCATCAGGATGTAATTTCTGATGGATTCCAATCTTATTTCTacccttttgctttctttttctcttcattgTAGGGTTACTGTTGAATTCTGTGATCTACTATATGCTTGTATACCACATGCAAATTACAATTGCAGAATCTGATgcaggattttgtttttcaacacAGGTTGTTCCTAATGACAGAAGTGGCAGTTTCCACTCAACTTACCACTTTTTTACTATTAACTGGAAAATCATCAGATGGGTTGTTATTGGTGCACTTGTTCTAGAGGTAAATcattaagaaaattgatttgTGGCAACTTTATTATCACtttgtgtttggtaatgtgattaaatcttgattttgcAAAGATGAATTTTGTACTGAGTACGATGATATAATATCTTTGTATCAAGAACATCTTTAAGCCCAAACGAACGTTAAAAAAATGCTCTTAAACGCAGTCTAAACTCATTACTAAACACGGCCCTTTtagtattaattataataatatttctttcattcttaACAGGCCATCGCTATAGTACTGGCTTTATACTTGAGATATTTGAGCAGAGTTTCATACCACCTGGATTACCATAGAACCGTTGTTTATCCTGACATGACGAGGAGAAATTCTGAGAAGAGGAGGAACCCAGCTACTGCTGCACCCTCAGCTACTGCTGCACCCTCAACTAGAGGAACACAAGAGATGACAGTCGCAAGATCTACTAGTAAAACAGGGAATAGAAAAACAGGGGGGATAAGCTGAGATAGTTATTTGTGCTatcattttatccttaaattagTGGTCCAATGGAAATTGTTCATTGACATTGAAGTTTGgctgtttcttcttcttataaaaCCACAAGATGAAAGCTATACTCTCTCATGATATGATTTGTGATCCAGCAATTTTGCTTGATTGATTtagtcataactcaattttgagtttcccaaaaaaataaaattaaataataatttaagaattgagttaagacaacacaaattgaaagtttgatgacTAATAAAGATGCAATTATAAAATTGGAAGTCAATTTGACCAATAATtagaagaattgataagtttaaaGACTTACTTAAACTTTGAATTAGCTTGATTAATGCAACCAAGGGTTTAAtcgaagaaatatcaaagttcagGGTCAATTTGGGTTacaattacaagaaattaaatttcaggAACCAAAATGAATAGGCATTGATACTATAGggggttaatttatttttctagtggtaattttgaaagaattaaaagtttgaggagtcaattaaggactgaattgattaaatttgagatcaaggactattttgtaaatgaCTCAGAAATCCAGGAACCCAATTGCATTAATCCAGGagcgaaattaaaaaaaagattttcagtTAGAAAACAAACGCCGTCGTTTCTAAACCAATTATTCATCCTCTTCTTTCTCATCCTAGGGGAGACCGGCTCAACCAAAACTGCACTAAATCTGATCCAAAATGTGGATCAAATTTATCTTCTACCAAACCTGCTAGTGGCATCAGTTTCTCTCGCCCACACGGTGCTTCTCCGATGTAAGGATGGGTCGTCTCCAACAGTCGTGCCTTGTTTTCCTCAAACATGGACGAACAAACCGTGCTTATCCTCATCTCCAGGATCGTTATCCTGGGAGAGATCAGACGAATCACCAGGGCATTCTCTCGCCCTATAAAAGCTAGAGAAAAGCCACTCACCATGGggacaaaaagaaagagacaaagaacaaaaacataGAGAGAGTTAGGGggaggaaaaaaacagagaaaacacACAGAACAAAAGGACCAGAGAGGCAGAGGAAGGAAAAACCCAAAAGCCAGAGAGAAGAAACACCAAGAgaagaaacaaatgaaaacaaaaacaaaggggAAGAAAGGAGCATTGTCCAACCAGCGCTCCATAGCCATCGACTTCGCCTCCAACAAACCAGGTAAGCTTTTCTTTCCcttgtttttgcaattttaattaacttgtCATTGTGCGAGCAtgcgtgaattataattcacacgTGCTTACCTATTGCTGGACCAGTGATCAAGCCGGGCCGGGTCGGCTGGATTAAGTCCAGCCATATAATTTGGCTAAATCcagtctaaaaataaaaaaactgttgAAGTCGGCCTAGACCTTAGGCCCAgctgacccttttttttttgctaaggCAAAACATATCcttataccttttttttatatttttttttaattttaatatctagccaaacaaaaaacttttaagatatttgaaaattccaaaaaaaagttCGGGATCCTTTTGTATTTAGTTACGAGTTTCtcacacttttttttatgactttacTTAATCTTGGATTGTAGACTTCTACTGTGAAATGCAAATCTAGTATGCaatatatgtcttttttttttctctaaaaatataataaaaatgtgttttggtttcaattcaaattttattggtttattcattgTGACTAGAGTAAGAAATATGTACAATAGGATTGTGAATTATTTTGAATCCTCAATATTCATTGGCACTAAAGTTAAGAA is a window encoding:
- the LOC18109157 gene encoding beta-glucosidase 16 produces the protein MPRSTQKTATSLSSNPDGMVHSSEDGLKDSNLAAINRSNFPAGFIFGTASSAYQYEGAANEDGKGPSVWETFTKNFPANLEITMNEPLTFATDTGTLEWVSSECIGGVSSTEPYIVGHNMLLAHAAAVQRFMEPLKSGRYPVEMASYVQERLPQFYEEQSLMLKGSLDFIGIDYYTSTYASDIPCNTENLSYSTDYCVNLTSERNGIPI
- the LOC112326603 gene encoding tobamovirus multiplication protein 2A — its product is MARKSPLVAFFFQLINSFFTLSGLAIVSYALYCLLKLKAAAPPPHVHTKHEIARALLGSDQDISKWLSNKLPAAWFIYLLLVIGASLVIISSVGCIGTATRSPCCLCFYSLLLVALFVAQVGVASFMLFNHNWEQVVPNDRSGSFHSTYHFFTINWKIIRWVVIGALVLEAIAIVLALYLRYLSRVSYHLDYHRTVVYPDMTRRNSEKRRNPATAAPSATAAPSTRGTQEMTVARSTSKTGNRKTGGIS